In a single window of the Aridibaculum aurantiacum genome:
- the coaE gene encoding dephospho-CoA kinase (Dephospho-CoA kinase (CoaE) performs the final step in coenzyme A biosynthesis.) yields MLKIGLTGGIGSGKTAVAKIFEVLGIPVFYADAQAKEIMTKDKALVAAITGEFGAEVYTDGVLNRPYLANVVFNDPFKLEKLNAIVHPATIRAADAWMAEQKAPYVIKEAALLFEAGSAGHLDLIIGVYAPQHLRMKRVMDRDGVTRDEVIARMNRQIQETVKMRLCDHVVVNDEQQLVIPQVLALHKQFLQLAIERKGDG; encoded by the coding sequence ATGCTAAAGATTGGCCTTACCGGTGGAATTGGAAGTGGTAAAACTGCCGTAGCTAAAATTTTTGAAGTCCTGGGCATACCAGTATTTTATGCTGATGCACAGGCAAAAGAAATAATGACAAAGGATAAAGCACTGGTAGCTGCTATAACAGGAGAATTTGGTGCAGAGGTGTATACCGATGGAGTGCTAAACCGCCCATACCTAGCGAATGTAGTTTTCAATGATCCATTTAAACTGGAGAAGTTAAATGCCATAGTTCATCCTGCTACTATACGTGCTGCAGATGCATGGATGGCTGAGCAAAAGGCTCCCTATGTTATAAAAGAAGCCGCTTTACTTTTTGAAGCAGGTTCGGCGGGACATTTAGATTTGATAATCGGGGTGTATGCTCCCCAACACCTGCGGATGAAACGGGTTATGGATCGTGATGGTGTGACACGCGATGAAGTGATAGCCCGTATGAACAGGCAAATACAGGAAACGGTAAAAATGAGGCTATGCGATCATGTAGTAGTAAACGATGAACAGCAACTGGTGATACCACAGGTACTGGCACTACACAAGCAGTTCTTACAACTAGCAATAGAAAGAAAAGGTGATGGTTAG
- the fbaA gene encoding class II fructose-bisphosphate aldolase translates to MAKYKPGVLFGEELADLLQSAKQNEFALPAVNTIGTNTINATLEAAAKVNSPVIIQFSNSGAQFIAGKGMPNDQLQGNISGAISGALHVHNVAKYYGVPVVLHTDHAAKKWLPWVSGLIDAGEQFYKEKGQPLFSSHMLDLSEETVEENIETSVQFYKRMQPLGMGIEIELGVTGGEEDGVDNSDVENSKLYTQPEDVAYAFEHLRQVGDLFTVAAAFGNVHGVYSPGNVELRPEILKNSQDFIKEKYATGDKPVFFVFHGGSGSPQHQIREAIGYGAIKMNIDTDLQWSFWEGVLNNYKKSEAYLQAQLGNPEGDDKPNKKYYDPRVWLRKGEENFIKRLEVAFEDLNCINRNS, encoded by the coding sequence ATGGCTAAGTACAAACCAGGAGTTCTATTCGGAGAAGAATTAGCAGACCTGCTGCAATCGGCAAAACAAAATGAATTTGCCTTGCCTGCAGTTAATACCATTGGTACCAACACGATCAATGCAACATTAGAAGCGGCTGCAAAAGTCAATTCACCTGTCATCATTCAGTTTTCCAATAGTGGAGCCCAGTTTATAGCCGGTAAAGGAATGCCGAACGACCAGTTACAAGGAAATATCTCTGGTGCCATATCAGGTGCTTTGCATGTACATAATGTAGCAAAATACTACGGCGTGCCTGTTGTATTGCATACTGACCATGCTGCTAAAAAGTGGCTTCCATGGGTTAGCGGATTAATAGATGCTGGCGAACAATTCTATAAAGAAAAAGGTCAGCCTTTGTTTAGCTCGCACATGCTCGACCTGTCCGAAGAAACAGTAGAAGAGAACATTGAAACATCCGTTCAGTTTTACAAGCGCATGCAGCCATTGGGCATGGGTATAGAAATAGAACTTGGCGTAACAGGTGGTGAAGAAGACGGTGTAGACAACAGTGATGTTGAAAATTCGAAATTGTATACACAGCCTGAAGATGTGGCTTATGCATTTGAGCACCTGCGCCAGGTGGGTGACCTGTTTACCGTAGCAGCTGCTTTTGGTAATGTGCATGGTGTATACAGCCCGGGTAATGTGGAGCTGCGCCCTGAGATCTTAAAGAATAGCCAGGACTTCATAAAAGAAAAATATGCAACCGGCGATAAGCCTGTGTTCTTTGTATTCCATGGTGGAAGTGGCTCGCCACAGCACCAGATACGCGAAGCAATAGGATATGGTGCTATTAAGATGAATATTGATACGGATCTGCAGTGGTCGTTCTGGGAAGGTGTGCTGAACAATTACAAAAAGAGCGAAGCTTACCTGCAAGCTCAATTAGGTAACCCTGAAGGAGACGACAAGCCAAACAAGAAATATTACGATCCGCGTGTTTGGTTGCGCAAAGGCGAAGAGAACTTCATCAAACGTTTGGAAGTTGCTTTTGAAGACTTGAACTGCATCAACCGCAATAGCTAA
- the nusB gene encoding transcription antitermination factor NusB: MISRRNIRVKVMQTLYTLNTVDGEIKNMDPVKLLQKQLDSSRQLFIYLLYTLTEVARYAETDSLKRASKNLPSAQDLNVNTKLSGNEYLWKILESASFQKAVESEKPHLVEDSKTQVKNIYNQLVETPEYKEYISTQSREKKSEKDIFVFIFTNMMLPNEDYISHVEEHFTNWDDDAEMMEQLMLNYLQKPGSYNLQEMVGEEKWLFAKNLLATSREKREYALELIKPKLKNWDAERIAVLDMILMEMGVCELLYFETIPTKVTINEYIDLAKAYSTPQSGQFINGILDNIHKDLMSQNKIHKVNFKNK; the protein is encoded by the coding sequence ATGATCAGTAGAAGAAATATCAGGGTAAAGGTGATGCAAACACTATATACCCTGAATACAGTGGATGGGGAAATAAAAAATATGGATCCGGTGAAACTATTACAAAAACAACTGGATTCATCAAGACAACTTTTCATTTACTTACTATATACGCTTACTGAAGTGGCTCGCTATGCCGAGACTGATTCATTGAAACGCGCTTCTAAAAACCTGCCTTCTGCCCAGGATCTGAATGTGAACACCAAGTTGTCAGGCAACGAATACCTGTGGAAGATATTGGAAAGTGCTTCATTTCAAAAGGCTGTAGAGAGCGAGAAGCCACACCTGGTGGAGGATAGCAAAACGCAGGTTAAGAACATCTACAATCAACTGGTTGAGACACCGGAATATAAAGAATACATCAGCACACAGTCAAGGGAGAAGAAATCTGAGAAGGACATCTTCGTTTTTATATTTACCAATATGATGCTGCCAAACGAGGATTATATCAGCCACGTTGAAGAGCATTTTACAAATTGGGACGACGATGCAGAAATGATGGAGCAGCTTATGCTGAATTACCTGCAAAAGCCCGGCAGCTATAACCTGCAGGAAATGGTTGGCGAGGAAAAGTGGTTGTTTGCCAAGAACCTGCTTGCCACCAGCCGCGAAAAAAGAGAATATGCTTTAGAACTCATCAAGCCTAAGCTCAAAAATTGGGACGCAGAGCGTATCGCCGTACTGGATATGATCTTGATGGAGATGGGCGTATGCGAGTTGTTGTATTTTGAAACCATTCCAACCAAGGTGACAATCAATGAATACATAGACCTGGCAAAAGCTTATAGCACACCGCAGAGCGGCCAATTTATAAATGGTATTCTTGATAACATCCACAAAGACCTGATGTCTCAGAATAAGATCCACAAGGTGAATTTCAAGAACAAATAG
- the yajC gene encoding preprotein translocase subunit YajC — protein sequence MNQLSIFLAAGGGKGGEMQLLMMGAIILVFWLFMIRPQAKKAKQQKQFINDMKKGDRVVTIAGIHGTINKINDDGTLELQTSPGSYLKIERSAISLEWSQQINKAAATTVTPTK from the coding sequence ATGAACCAACTATCTATTTTTTTAGCTGCCGGTGGAGGAAAAGGTGGCGAGATGCAATTGTTGATGATGGGTGCCATCATTCTTGTTTTCTGGTTATTCATGATCCGTCCTCAAGCTAAGAAAGCTAAGCAACAAAAGCAGTTTATCAACGATATGAAGAAAGGCGACCGTGTAGTTACCATTGCTGGTATACATGGCACCATCAACAAAATAAATGATGATGGTACACTTGAGCTTCAAACAAGCCCAGGTAGCTACCTGAAGATTGAAAGATCTGCCATTAGCCTTGAATGGAGCCAGCAGATCAATAAAGCAGCAGCTACTACTGTTACTCCTACTAAATAG
- a CDS encoding FKBP-type peptidyl-prolyl cis-trans isomerase: MFKTLAFSFLLLFLSGCIKEDKACTPVAPTAEETRINAFATSNGIVPIKHSSGIHYQIMSYGSGATPTINSEITVGYVGKFLDGTVFDQNTRIRNYLHKFIEGWQVGLQLIQKGGTIRLIIPSAYAYGCTMYGNIPPNSILYYEINLIDVR, encoded by the coding sequence ATGTTTAAAACACTAGCTTTTAGTTTTTTACTATTGTTCCTCTCAGGCTGTATAAAAGAAGATAAAGCCTGTACGCCTGTTGCACCTACTGCCGAAGAAACACGGATCAATGCATTTGCTACAAGCAATGGCATCGTGCCAATAAAACACAGCAGCGGTATTCATTACCAGATAATGTCTTACGGATCGGGAGCTACACCCACTATTAACTCCGAGATTACTGTAGGTTATGTAGGAAAATTTTTGGATGGAACTGTTTTCGATCAAAATACCAGGATAAGAAACTACCTGCATAAGTTCATAGAAGGTTGGCAGGTGGGTTTACAGCTCATTCAAAAAGGCGGCACCATACGGTTGATCATTCCTTCAGCTTATGCTTATGGCTGCACCATGTATGGAAATATTCCTCCTAATTCCATTTTGTACTACGAGATAAACCTGATAGATGTAAGGTAG
- a CDS encoding co-chaperone GroES has product MAENLKVTPLHDRVIVKPAAAEEKTAGGIIIPDTAKEKPQRGVVVAAGPGKKDEPVTVKAGDTVLYGKYAGTEIQVEGGDYLIMRESDILAIV; this is encoded by the coding sequence ATGGCTGAGAATTTAAAAGTTACCCCTCTGCACGACAGGGTGATAGTGAAGCCCGCTGCGGCTGAAGAAAAAACTGCTGGTGGTATCATCATCCCAGACACTGCTAAGGAAAAACCTCAAAGAGGTGTGGTAGTTGCTGCCGGTCCAGGTAAAAAGGACGAGCCAGTGACAGTAAAAGCAGGTGACACAGTATTGTACGGTAAATACGCCGGTACAGAGATCCAGGTAGAAGGTGGTGATTACCTGATCATGAGAGAGAGCGATATCCTCGCGATCGTTTAA
- a CDS encoding lysoplasmalogenase → MKFFTRYGSAIFWMLALADIALIIAELETYRVFTKPLLVPILMVTIFARTGFDKHKTSKIILAAALALATAGDILLLGSANQNLFLAGLVSFLLMQLLYSVYFLRIKPFRWRHLVSISASFLLIAFVAATLTYLLWNALGDYRVPLIIYSFFLALMFTTAVNVYHYRISKSLALKAFIPGAALFVLSDLILAANMFYFKEAFVGIAIMATYCGAQFYLARGFVKHLR, encoded by the coding sequence ATGAAGTTCTTTACCAGGTATGGCTCAGCAATATTCTGGATGCTAGCTCTTGCTGATATTGCGCTTATCATAGCCGAATTAGAAACTTACCGCGTATTTACGAAGCCTTTGCTGGTACCCATACTTATGGTTACCATTTTTGCAAGGACTGGTTTTGACAAGCACAAAACGAGTAAGATCATATTAGCTGCTGCACTTGCGCTTGCTACAGCTGGTGATATATTGCTGTTAGGTTCTGCCAATCAAAATCTTTTCCTGGCTGGATTGGTAAGCTTTCTTCTAATGCAGTTGTTGTACTCGGTTTACTTCCTGCGGATAAAGCCATTCAGGTGGAGACATCTTGTATCAATAAGCGCTAGCTTCTTACTGATTGCATTTGTAGCCGCCACTCTTACCTACCTGTTATGGAATGCATTGGGAGATTACAGGGTTCCTTTGATAATCTATTCCTTTTTCCTTGCCCTGATGTTTACAACTGCTGTAAACGTATATCACTACAGGATATCCAAAAGCCTGGCGCTAAAGGCATTTATACCTGGTGCTGCTTTATTCGTTCTATCAGATCTTATACTGGCAGCCAATATGTTTTATTTCAAAGAGGCATTTGTAGGAATAGCAATTATGGCAACCTATTGTGGTGCACAATTCTATTTAGCTCGCGGATTTGTAAAACATTTGAGGTAG
- the groL gene encoding chaperonin GroEL (60 kDa chaperone family; promotes refolding of misfolded polypeptides especially under stressful conditions; forms two stacked rings of heptamers to form a barrel-shaped 14mer; ends can be capped by GroES; misfolded proteins enter the barrel where they are refolded when GroES binds): MAKQIFFDIEARNKMKKGVDTLANAVKVTLGPKGRNVVIEKKFGAPSVTKDGVTVAKEIELEDAIENMGAQMVKEVASKTADIAGDGTTTATVLAQAIIGEGLKNVAAGANPMDLKRGIDKAVAAVVENLRSQSQQVGSDSNKIEQVATISANSDETIGKLIAEAMQKVGKEGVITVEEAKGTDTTVDVVEGMQFDRGYISPYFVTNSEKMEAELQNPFILIYDKKISAMKDILHILEKVAQSGRPLVIISEDLEGEALATLVVNKLRGTLKVAAVKAPGFGDRRKEMLQDIAILTKGIVISEEQGYKLDNADLTYLGQADSITINKDNTTIVGGKGEKEAITARVNQIKSQIENTTSDYDREKLQERLAKLSGGVAVLYVGAATEVEMKEKKDRVDDALHATRAAVEEGIVPGGGVAYVRAIESLENLKGANEDETTGIQIVKRAIEEPIRQIVVNSGIEGSIVVQKIKEGKADFGFNARTEVYENLLAAGVIDPTKVSRVALENAASIAGMLLTTECVVADKPEPKSAGAGMPGGMPGGMGGMDY, from the coding sequence ATGGCTAAGCAAATCTTCTTCGACATTGAAGCAAGAAATAAAATGAAAAAAGGTGTTGACACTCTTGCCAACGCTGTGAAGGTGACCCTTGGACCTAAAGGTCGTAACGTGGTTATCGAGAAGAAATTCGGTGCTCCTTCAGTTACTAAAGACGGTGTTACCGTTGCTAAAGAAATTGAACTGGAAGATGCTATCGAGAACATGGGTGCACAAATGGTGAAAGAAGTAGCATCTAAGACTGCTGACATTGCAGGTGATGGTACTACTACTGCTACTGTATTGGCACAAGCTATCATTGGCGAAGGTTTGAAAAACGTAGCTGCTGGTGCTAACCCAATGGACCTGAAGCGTGGTATTGACAAAGCTGTTGCAGCTGTAGTTGAAAACCTGCGTTCTCAAAGCCAGCAAGTTGGTAGCGATAGCAACAAGATTGAGCAAGTTGCTACTATCTCTGCTAACAGCGACGAGACTATCGGTAAGCTGATAGCTGAAGCAATGCAGAAAGTAGGTAAAGAAGGTGTTATCACTGTAGAAGAAGCAAAAGGAACTGATACTACTGTAGATGTAGTAGAAGGTATGCAATTCGATCGTGGTTACATTAGCCCATATTTCGTTACTAACAGCGAAAAAATGGAAGCTGAATTGCAGAACCCATTCATCCTTATCTACGATAAGAAGATCTCTGCAATGAAGGACATCCTTCACATTTTGGAGAAAGTAGCTCAAAGTGGTCGTCCATTGGTTATCATTTCTGAAGACCTGGAAGGTGAAGCACTGGCTACACTGGTGGTAAACAAACTGCGTGGTACACTAAAAGTTGCTGCTGTAAAAGCGCCAGGCTTTGGTGACCGTCGTAAAGAAATGCTACAGGATATCGCTATTCTTACAAAAGGTATCGTTATCAGCGAAGAGCAAGGTTACAAATTAGATAATGCTGACCTGACTTATCTTGGTCAAGCTGACAGCATCACTATCAATAAGGATAACACAACCATCGTAGGTGGTAAAGGTGAGAAAGAAGCCATTACTGCTCGTGTTAACCAGATCAAATCTCAGATCGAAAATACAACTTCTGACTACGATCGCGAAAAACTACAAGAGCGTCTTGCTAAGTTGAGCGGTGGTGTTGCAGTTCTTTATGTAGGTGCTGCTACCGAAGTAGAAATGAAGGAAAAGAAAGATCGCGTAGACGACGCATTACACGCTACACGTGCTGCTGTTGAAGAAGGTATCGTACCTGGTGGTGGTGTTGCTTATGTACGTGCTATTGAATCTTTAGAGAACCTGAAAGGTGCAAACGAAGATGAGACCACAGGTATCCAGATCGTTAAGCGTGCTATTGAAGAGCCAATTCGCCAGATCGTTGTAAACAGCGGTATCGAAGGTTCTATCGTGGTACAGAAGATCAAAGAAGGTAAAGCTGATTTTGGTTTCAATGCTCGTACTGAAGTTTACGAAAACTTGCTTGCTGCAGGTGTTATCGACCCAACTAAAGTAAGCCGCGTTGCTCTTGAAAATGCTGCTTCTATCGCTGGTATGTTGTTGACTACTGAATGTGTAGTTGCTGACAAACCAGAGCCTAAGTCTGCCGGTGCAGGTATGCCAGGTGGAATGCCAGGCGGTATGGGTGGAATGGATTATTAA
- a CDS encoding isocitrate/isopropylmalate dehydrogenase family protein encodes MNTTVTLIAGDGIGPEIVDAVKEIFSAAGAPVEWEEENAGQTTLDSQGELIPKTLLQSLERTKIGLKGPITTPVGRGFKSVNIQLRQYFDLYANVRPAKNIPGVATRFENVDIVLFRENTEGLYAGLEFYDDRLKITDTIARITDEGCERIVRAAFEYAVKNDRKKVTVVHKANVLKMAGAALLRAAKSVAADYPQIQMDDIIIDNMCMQLVVRPERFDILVTTNLFGDIISDLCAGLVGGLGVVPGANIGKDVAIFEAVHGTAPDIAGKGIANPTALLKSAIMMLEYMGEKAIAAKIENALHTTLTQPELRTGDLGGKASTAQFTESVISNL; translated from the coding sequence ATGAACACGACAGTGACACTCATTGCCGGAGATGGTATAGGCCCAGAGATTGTAGATGCCGTAAAGGAAATTTTTTCAGCTGCTGGTGCTCCAGTGGAGTGGGAAGAAGAGAACGCAGGACAAACCACCCTTGATTCGCAGGGAGAGCTAATTCCGAAAACGCTATTGCAATCTCTTGAACGCACCAAGATTGGCCTGAAAGGTCCTATAACTACACCAGTTGGCAGAGGTTTTAAAAGTGTGAACATCCAGCTGAGGCAATACTTCGACTTGTATGCTAATGTTCGCCCGGCTAAGAATATACCAGGCGTAGCAACCAGGTTTGAGAATGTAGACATTGTTCTCTTCAGGGAAAATACTGAAGGGCTGTATGCAGGACTGGAGTTTTATGATGACAGGCTAAAGATCACCGATACCATTGCACGCATAACAGACGAAGGATGCGAAAGAATAGTACGCGCTGCATTTGAGTATGCTGTGAAAAATGATCGTAAAAAAGTTACTGTGGTTCACAAAGCGAATGTGTTGAAAATGGCTGGTGCTGCTTTGCTTCGTGCGGCTAAGTCTGTTGCTGCTGATTACCCACAGATACAAATGGATGACATCATCATCGACAATATGTGTATGCAATTGGTGGTTAGGCCAGAGCGTTTTGACATACTAGTTACAACCAATCTTTTTGGCGATATCATATCTGATCTTTGTGCAGGTCTTGTAGGCGGTTTGGGTGTGGTGCCAGGTGCAAACATTGGAAAAGATGTAGCCATATTTGAAGCCGTTCATGGAACAGCGCCAGATATTGCAGGTAAAGGAATAGCCAACCCAACTGCATTGTTGAAGTCGGCTATCATGATGCTGGAGTACATGGGTGAAAAAGCTATTGCAGCTAAAATTGAAAATGCACTTCATACTACTTTAACGCAGCCTGAGCTAAGAACAGGTGACCTTGGTGGCAAAGCTTCTACAGCACAGTTTACCGAAAGCGTGATCAGCAATTTGTAA
- a CDS encoding DUF2264 domain-containing protein codes for MKNYLVTVLIVVALFNSAVGISQTNQPAWLQQKRVPNQPLFRIADPDYKLSPQTGMTRKHWKQAALYLLNGAFSYINTLDDPMQFPKQVGKSYPHRKEQVPTEKLEGLCRTLFIAAPLLKEDPELTINNIKVADYYRYQLSKLIDPSSPSFIKPRAKNGGANQVLVEFGALALSFFAAPDVLWQPLPQTQKDALAATMISYGDGPTVPSNWKFFNIFVLSFFKTQGYPINEKLLVEYLDKSLEHYRGSGWYNDAPAYDYYSMWAFQMYGPLWAKLIGEKYYPEHAAKFMANYQPVKDNYPYMFGRIGEMIMWGRSMPYRFASVIPHALVGLINDASANYGWMRRIASGSLLQFLTDPNFLEDNIPTLGFYGSFEPAVQPYSCRGSVFWMGKAFFALMLDENNPFWTAKENEGAWKTELAKGKVYNKFQDSSSILITDYPNIGAAEVRAWCHVKAIDAREPFRASENYNRLSYNSAFPWQADSVPGVVAMNYIIKNKKQEWEPLRLYTFKKFENETYYRNAVLETNPAIKLHLADIPLPNGILRVDKVRSSDTTEIRLGHYALPQLNKPIKNTQRKVDGYQLNTIDNGQYQLAMVPLMGWKETRSIATKGVHPQSEWSTVINSSDTKLPGEQEKVYITLLLWKKAGEKWRKDELVPVKKVSIDAGTIIVEMKNREKKLIKYEE; via the coding sequence ATGAAGAATTACCTGGTTACAGTCCTTATCGTTGTCGCTTTATTTAACTCGGCTGTTGGTATCAGTCAAACAAACCAACCTGCATGGTTGCAGCAAAAGCGCGTACCCAACCAACCCCTGTTTCGTATAGCTGATCCTGATTACAAGTTGAGCCCTCAAACAGGTATGACAAGAAAGCACTGGAAGCAGGCTGCTCTATATCTACTGAATGGCGCTTTCAGCTACATCAATACCTTAGATGACCCGATGCAATTTCCAAAGCAGGTTGGAAAAAGTTACCCGCACAGGAAGGAGCAGGTGCCAACTGAAAAATTGGAAGGTTTGTGCCGCACGTTATTTATTGCAGCGCCACTTCTGAAAGAAGATCCCGAGTTGACCATCAACAATATCAAAGTAGCGGATTATTATCGTTACCAACTTTCAAAATTGATTGATCCTTCAAGTCCTTCTTTTATAAAACCTCGTGCAAAAAATGGTGGTGCTAACCAGGTGCTGGTAGAATTCGGTGCTCTTGCGTTATCGTTCTTCGCAGCTCCGGATGTTCTTTGGCAGCCGCTTCCGCAAACACAAAAAGATGCGCTTGCGGCTACTATGATCAGTTACGGAGATGGACCTACTGTTCCTTCTAACTGGAAGTTCTTCAACATTTTTGTCCTTAGCTTTTTCAAAACACAAGGCTATCCTATAAATGAAAAGCTACTGGTTGAATACCTTGATAAATCGCTGGAGCACTACCGAGGCAGTGGCTGGTACAATGATGCGCCTGCATATGACTATTACAGTATGTGGGCCTTCCAGATGTACGGGCCATTGTGGGCTAAATTGATAGGAGAGAAGTATTACCCTGAGCATGCTGCTAAGTTCATGGCTAATTACCAGCCGGTAAAGGATAATTATCCTTATATGTTTGGGCGCATTGGCGAAATGATCATGTGGGGACGAAGTATGCCGTACCGTTTTGCTTCGGTTATTCCACATGCACTGGTAGGACTTATCAATGACGCCTCTGCAAATTATGGTTGGATGCGCAGGATCGCCTCTGGAAGCTTATTACAGTTTTTAACTGATCCGAATTTCCTGGAAGACAATATTCCCACGCTTGGCTTCTACGGCTCATTTGAACCCGCAGTGCAACCCTATAGTTGCAGGGGAAGTGTTTTTTGGATGGGCAAAGCCTTCTTCGCTTTGATGCTGGATGAGAATAATCCGTTCTGGACAGCAAAAGAAAATGAAGGTGCATGGAAAACAGAATTGGCAAAAGGTAAAGTTTACAACAAGTTCCAGGACAGCTCTTCCATTCTTATTACGGATTATCCAAACATAGGTGCAGCAGAGGTAAGAGCGTGGTGTCACGTAAAGGCTATAGATGCCAGGGAACCTTTTCGCGCAAGTGAAAATTATAATCGCCTCTCATATAATAGCGCATTTCCATGGCAGGCTGATAGTGTGCCTGGCGTAGTAGCCATGAACTATATCATCAAAAACAAGAAGCAGGAGTGGGAGCCTTTGCGCTTATACACGTTCAAAAAATTTGAGAACGAAACCTACTATCGCAATGCTGTTTTAGAAACCAATCCTGCTATCAAATTACATCTTGCAGATATTCCTTTACCCAATGGAATATTGCGAGTAGACAAGGTAAGATCCAGTGATACTACCGAAATAAGATTGGGACATTACGCCTTGCCCCAGTTGAATAAGCCTATTAAAAACACGCAGAGAAAAGTTGATGGTTATCAGCTGAACACTATTGATAATGGACAATATCAACTAGCCATGGTTCCACTAATGGGATGGAAGGAAACAAGATCTATAGCAACAAAAGGAGTGCATCCGCAGAGTGAATGGAGTACGGTTATCAATAGTAGTGATACCAAATTACCTGGCGAACAGGAAAAGGTTTACATCACTTTACTGCTTTGGAAAAAAGCAGGTGAAAAGTGGAGGAAAGATGAACTGGTGCCTGTAAAAAAAGTATCTATAGATGCAGGGACGATAATTGTAGAAATGAAGAATAGAGAAAAGAAACTCATAAAATACGAAGAATAG
- a CDS encoding DUF1573 domain-containing protein, which translates to MKYIIGLYLLFCVASCQQNEQATNTSNDENLVENPQKKMNDTTNYTFIQWIDSVHNLGVLTKGEKADINYRFRNAGDKPLFIISATPGCGCTVADYPKEAIAPGEEAVIKAGYDTENQHVGAFHKSISVVTNTKGNMNHTLVFSGEIITKENEQQKH; encoded by the coding sequence ATGAAATATATCATAGGATTGTACCTGCTATTTTGTGTTGCTTCGTGCCAGCAAAATGAACAAGCAACAAATACGAGTAACGATGAGAATTTAGTGGAGAACCCACAGAAAAAGATGAATGATACCACGAACTACACGTTCATTCAATGGATCGATTCAGTGCATAACCTGGGGGTGCTGACAAAAGGAGAAAAGGCTGACATCAATTACCGCTTCAGGAATGCAGGTGATAAACCTTTATTCATCATTTCAGCAACGCCTGGTTGTGGATGTACTGTGGCTGATTATCCTAAAGAGGCCATAGCGCCTGGTGAAGAGGCTGTTATAAAAGCAGGTTATGATACAGAAAACCAACATGTAGGTGCGTTTCATAAAAGCATTTCTGTGGTTACCAATACAAAAGGTAATATGAACCATACGCTGGTGTTTTCTGGTGAAATAATCACCAAAGAGAACGAACAGCAGAAACATTAG